A portion of the Sulfurospirillum diekertiae genome contains these proteins:
- a CDS encoding fatty acid--CoA ligase, which produces MQLEKTLNNPYAHDYQLLIKNILNAPIYFDPNQEIVYRSDKRFTYATFKNRVHRLANMLTAIGVKAGDTVAVMDYDSHRYLECYFAIPMLGAILHTINIRLAPEQILYTIDHAEDDIILAHTDFLPTLEQIKGRLDIDAFIVLSDDGKVPPTSLHVKGEYEQLLAQSADTFDFPDFDENTRATTFYTTGTTGLPKGVYFTHRQLVLHTLGALSTLGSAPKQGSFHQGDVYMPITPMFHVHAWGLPYVATMLGVKQVYPGRYMPDMLLELIDKEGVTFSHCVPTIMHMLFNSPKINEVNLKGWKVMIGGASLPKAMCKEALSRGIDMFTGYGMSETCPILSVAQLTPEMLALDDDAQSDIRIKTGRPMGLVEMQIVNEQMQPLPRDGVSTGEIVVRSPWLSQGYFKDQKNSEILWNGGYLHTGDMANVDEKGYIKITDRVKDIIKVGGEWVSSLELEDIINQHAFVKEVAVIGIDDEKWGERPLALVVIDPSKVISEKELLLHAKEFIKKGIMARESMLLKIKFVESIDKTSIGKVNKKELRKKYAH; this is translated from the coding sequence GTGCAGCTCGAAAAAACACTCAATAACCCTTACGCACATGATTATCAACTACTGATAAAAAATATTCTAAATGCTCCTATCTATTTTGATCCGAACCAAGAAATTGTCTATCGTAGCGATAAACGCTTTACCTATGCAACCTTTAAAAACCGCGTTCACCGACTGGCCAATATGTTAACCGCCATAGGGGTAAAAGCAGGTGATACCGTCGCTGTTATGGACTATGACTCGCATCGTTATTTGGAATGCTATTTTGCAATTCCAATGTTAGGAGCTATCCTTCATACCATCAATATTAGACTAGCCCCTGAGCAAATTCTTTATACAATTGATCACGCTGAAGATGATATTATTTTGGCACATACAGATTTTCTCCCCACCTTAGAGCAGATTAAAGGAAGACTCGATATTGATGCTTTTATTGTTCTCTCGGATGATGGAAAAGTCCCCCCAACCTCTTTACATGTAAAGGGTGAATACGAACAACTGCTTGCGCAAAGTGCTGATACATTTGATTTCCCAGACTTTGATGAAAACACCCGTGCAACAACGTTTTATACAACTGGAACAACGGGGCTTCCCAAAGGTGTTTACTTTACTCATCGCCAGCTTGTCCTTCATACGCTAGGTGCCCTTTCTACACTGGGGAGTGCGCCAAAACAAGGTAGCTTTCATCAAGGTGATGTGTATATGCCGATTACCCCAATGTTTCATGTCCATGCGTGGGGACTGCCTTATGTCGCAACCATGTTAGGCGTTAAGCAAGTCTATCCGGGACGTTACATGCCTGACATGCTTTTGGAACTAATTGACAAAGAAGGCGTCACCTTTTCGCACTGTGTTCCCACAATTATGCACATGCTTTTTAATTCACCTAAAATTAATGAAGTGAATCTCAAAGGATGGAAAGTCATGATCGGAGGAGCATCGCTTCCCAAAGCGATGTGCAAAGAGGCACTTTCAAGAGGCATTGATATGTTCACAGGCTATGGCATGAGTGAAACCTGCCCTATTTTAAGTGTGGCGCAACTCACCCCAGAAATGTTAGCGCTAGACGATGATGCCCAAAGTGATATTCGCATCAAAACGGGTCGCCCAATGGGTCTTGTGGAAATGCAAATCGTGAATGAACAGATGCAACCGCTTCCTCGTGATGGTGTGAGCACCGGTGAAATCGTTGTGCGTTCTCCTTGGCTGAGTCAAGGCTACTTTAAAGATCAAAAAAACTCTGAAATCCTTTGGAATGGTGGTTATTTACACACAGGAGATATGGCCAATGTCGATGAAAAGGGCTATATCAAAATCACTGATCGTGTCAAAGATATTATCAAAGTTGGAGGCGAGTGGGTCTCTTCTTTGGAGCTTGAAGATATTATTAACCAACATGCTTTTGTGAAAGAGGTTGCTGTTATTGGGATTGACGATGAAAAATGGGGAGAACGACCTCTTGCGCTTGTGGTCATCGACCCAAGTAAAGTCATCAGTGAAAAAGAGCTGCTTCTTCATGCTAAAGAGTTTATTAAAAAAGGCATTATGGCGCGTGAAAGTATGCTTTTAAAAATAAAATTTGTAGAAAGCATCGACAAAACAAGCATAGGAAAAGTTAATAAAAAAGAACTCCGCAAGAAATACGCACATTAA
- a CDS encoding anthranilate synthase component I family protein: MLSSRKILFDQLTPITIFAKLQRYFEGELCFLFESAINNNDGDFSFLFIGVRERVIHQDDMSIHIDEEGVSHNLGANPFTFLKKRYAELDKTLYQNYAKELGIGFVDGFIGYIGYDAVKIFEPRLRSHMDGLKDELHIPEVDLMRPKLVCTFSHKTNTLILTTFVPSIADQLDSIEATLKEPHIHIPIQTAVVDKNKSSFALSKEHFFDMVAQAKEMIRSGDVFQILMSNRFTQYAHIDRLSFYRILRQKNPSPYMFYLSYPNFAIIGSSPEVMVGLKDGRITLRPIAGTRKRGSTYEKDIAYEKEMLNDEKERAEHLMLIDLGRNDLGRVAKVGSVKVKEMMRVERYSHVMHMVTDIEAILDVKYDMFDLFAATFTAGTMTGTPKIRAMELISDFEGLKRSFYSGAAGYFGFDGNMDSCIMIRTAYLDDEKIIFQAGGGIVADSKPELEYLEVTNKLGAMTSSLDDLKE, encoded by the coding sequence GTGCTAAGCTCTCGTAAAATTCTTTTTGATCAGCTCACCCCCATCACAATCTTTGCAAAATTGCAGCGATATTTTGAAGGTGAGCTCTGTTTTTTGTTTGAAAGTGCTATCAACAATAACGATGGTGACTTTAGCTTTCTTTTTATCGGTGTACGCGAGCGTGTGATTCACCAAGACGATATGAGCATCCATATTGATGAAGAAGGTGTTTCGCATAATCTAGGAGCCAATCCTTTTACTTTTTTGAAAAAACGCTATGCAGAGCTTGATAAAACGCTCTATCAAAACTATGCTAAAGAGCTTGGTATTGGTTTTGTGGATGGCTTTATCGGCTACATTGGATATGATGCCGTCAAGATTTTTGAACCACGATTAAGATCTCACATGGATGGGCTTAAAGATGAGCTTCATATTCCAGAAGTCGATTTAATGCGTCCAAAACTCGTTTGTACCTTTTCACATAAAACTAATACCCTTATTTTAACAACATTTGTTCCAAGCATTGCTGACCAACTGGATTCCATCGAAGCAACGCTTAAAGAACCTCATATTCACATTCCAATTCAAACAGCGGTTGTTGATAAAAACAAAAGCTCATTTGCGCTCTCAAAAGAGCACTTTTTTGATATGGTCGCACAAGCCAAAGAGATGATACGCAGTGGCGATGTTTTTCAAATTTTGATGTCCAATCGCTTTACGCAATACGCACATATTGATCGTCTTAGCTTTTACCGAATTTTACGTCAAAAGAACCCATCGCCCTATATGTTTTATCTCTCGTATCCAAACTTTGCCATCATCGGCAGTTCTCCTGAAGTCATGGTTGGACTCAAAGATGGACGCATCACGTTACGCCCCATTGCAGGCACTCGTAAGCGAGGCTCAACGTATGAAAAAGATATCGCCTACGAAAAAGAAATGCTCAACGATGAAAAAGAACGTGCAGAACATTTGATGCTCATTGACCTTGGTCGTAATGATCTTGGCCGTGTTGCCAAAGTCGGCAGCGTCAAAGTCAAAGAGATGATGCGAGTGGAGCGCTACTCGCATGTCATGCATATGGTCACCGATATTGAAGCGATCCTTGATGTCAAATATGATATGTTCGATCTTTTTGCCGCAACCTTTACCGCAGGGACGATGACAGGAACACCTAAAATTCGTGCAATGGAGCTGATTAGTGATTTTGAAGGTTTAAAACGTAGCTTTTACAGTGGGGCAGCAGGTTATTTTGGGTTTGATGGCAATATGGACAGCTGTATTATGATTCGCACAGCCTATTTGGATGATGAAAAGATTATTTTCCAAGCGGGTGGTGGCATTGTAGCTGATAGCAAGCCTGAACTTGAATACCTCGAAGTGACCAATAAATTAGGCGCAATGACAAGCTCTCTTGATGATTTGAAAGAGTAA
- a CDS encoding shikimate dehydrogenase: MLLFSIFGYPVAHSISPRLHNTVLQALKLDGCYIRKAITDPEKLVSTFHAMKLEGANVTVPHKETAFAQCDEVRGIAKEIGAVNTLVREGTRVIGYNTDAEGFYEAIKPFGYIRNALILGAGGTAKAIAIILKAHEIETTILNRSASRLAFFEAKGFTCKTWQTFTSLPYDLIINTTSAGLKDEEYPCEPELLKNIFAHSKYVFDVIYNKPTPFLELAKNYGLTCKDGKEMLLYQGVFAFNLFFSQHYDVKMIESLMRPAFDI, from the coding sequence ATGTTACTCTTTAGTATTTTTGGTTATCCTGTTGCACACTCTATTTCCCCAAGATTGCATAACACTGTACTTCAAGCTTTAAAACTTGATGGCTGTTATATTCGCAAAGCCATTACTGACCCCGAAAAACTTGTGTCAACGTTTCATGCGATGAAACTAGAAGGGGCAAATGTCACTGTTCCTCATAAAGAGACAGCTTTTGCACAATGTGATGAAGTGCGGGGTATTGCAAAAGAGATTGGTGCAGTCAATACACTTGTGCGAGAAGGTACCCGTGTCATTGGATACAACACCGATGCAGAAGGATTTTATGAGGCAATCAAACCCTTTGGCTATATTCGCAATGCCCTGATTTTAGGTGCAGGTGGAACGGCTAAAGCCATTGCTATTATTTTAAAAGCACATGAGATTGAGACAACGATCCTCAACCGCTCTGCTTCCAGACTTGCTTTTTTTGAAGCTAAAGGCTTTACATGTAAAACATGGCAAACATTCACTTCCCTGCCCTATGATCTTATTATCAATACCACTTCGGCAGGTCTTAAAGATGAAGAGTACCCTTGTGAACCAGAACTCTTAAAAAATATTTTTGCACATTCAAAATATGTATTTGACGTTATTTATAATAAGCCAACGCCCTTTTTAGAACTTGCAAAGAATTATGGCCTTACATGTAAAGATGGTAAAGAGATGCTTCTTTATCAAGGCGTATTTGCCTTTAACCTTTTCTTCTCTCAACATTACGACGTTAAAATGATCGAATCATTGATGCGCCCTGCTTTTGACATCTAA
- a CDS encoding SPOR domain-containing protein, whose amino-acid sequence MENRNELSDIVLEKGDNKTVKMKRILILVAFLILVFLVALASMKVANKDQGKDTSKLILPPEPTQETQIPKDDQLFKQVPIIEENPKKESFEDMIKTLKDKEAQKQEDAKGSDVKTKETTTTTPTATTPVKEPAPAKVKEEPKKEAAKPQQMLRSTEVTPASTPSTTSGSGTVSPGIYVQVGAVATAPDAKQLNDIKSKGFDCKTYATVVNGNKVVKLLIGPYATSAEAENALSLIRSSVNKNAFIYRVK is encoded by the coding sequence ATGGAAAATAGAAATGAATTAAGTGATATTGTCTTAGAAAAAGGAGACAATAAAACCGTTAAGATGAAACGTATCCTTATTTTGGTTGCTTTTTTGATTCTTGTATTTCTTGTCGCACTTGCAAGTATGAAAGTAGCAAACAAAGATCAAGGGAAAGACACTTCTAAGCTAATTTTGCCACCTGAACCAACGCAAGAGACACAAATTCCTAAAGATGACCAGCTCTTTAAACAAGTGCCAATTATTGAGGAAAACCCTAAAAAAGAGAGTTTTGAAGATATGATCAAAACCCTTAAAGATAAAGAAGCGCAAAAGCAAGAAGACGCAAAAGGTAGTGACGTTAAAACTAAAGAGACAACAACCACAACGCCTACTGCTACGACACCTGTCAAAGAGCCAGCTCCTGCCAAAGTGAAAGAAGAGCCTAAGAAAGAAGCTGCTAAGCCTCAGCAAATGCTCCGTAGTACCGAAGTAACACCTGCAAGTACACCTTCTACAACAAGCGGTAGTGGTACGGTTTCTCCTGGTATTTATGTTCAAGTCGGTGCGGTTGCGACAGCTCCTGATGCAAAACAACTCAATGACATCAAATCAAAAGGGTTTGATTGCAAGACATATGCAACTGTCGTCAATGGCAATAAAGTGGTTAAACTTCTTATTGGACCTTATGCAACGTCTGCTGAAGCTGAAAATGCACTTAGCCTTATTCGTTCTAGTGTCAATAAAAACGCATTCATTTATAGGGTAAAATAA